The Sinorhizobium fredii genome contains the following window.
CGCGATTGATCGTGGGCAGGAAGAGCTCTACTTCCCGCTGCCGCTCGGGGCTGAGCGTTTCGACATTGGTCTTCCAGAACGCCTCGGCCTCGTCCGGCTCCGGCTCCCAATTCCGGATCGACGTCACGTTGTCGTCGATGACCACACGGCGGTGGCCGCCGAGGCGCAGATATTCGTCCGCCAGCTTGCGCGCATTCATCTGTTCCATGGCTTTACTCCACGTTCTTCCCGGTTCAGAACGCCAGCGCCCTCGGAACGTTCCCGGCTTCTGGACGCTCCCGGGACACAGCTATGAAGTTTATACGCTTTTTGCTCTGCGGATGCGAGTTTCTGCGCGGATCGTCCGGCGGGCCGGATTAGGCGCTTTGCGGACCGCTATGCTATCATTCGCGCTTTCCTTGAGCCGTGCAGGGAACAGCGAGATGTAGCGGAAACTGGCTGCCATTCTGGTCGGCGATTTTGTCGCCTCCACGTCGGCGATGGAGCACGACGAGGAGCAGACGATCGCGCGCCTGGTCGATTGCATGACCATCATTGGAGAGATCGTAACCCGCTTCGAGGGCCGGGTCTTCAATACGGCGGGCGACGCCGTCCTCGCGGAATTCTCCAGCCCGGTCAACGCGCTGCGTGCCGCCATGGAGATGCGCGGAGCGATCGCGGCCGTGCCCCGGACTTCGTCGCAGGACATGCGCTTCGGCCTGCATCTCGCCGACGTGGTCGTCGTCGGCGAGGATCTGCGCGGCGATGGCGTCAATGTCGCTGCACGGATAGAGGCGTCAGCCGAGCCGGGCGAGATCGAAGTTTCCGGACAACTCTACGATCATGTTCGCCGTGTTTCGCCCTGCGCGTTCGAAGCCGTCGGAGAGCGACAGTTGAAGGGCGTGTCCGAACCTGTTCGCATCTACCGCGTCGGGGCAGCGATGGACCGCCATCGCTTTCAGATTGCCCCCACCCGTGCCGCACCGCCATCTGCGGTGCGGCCAAATTCAGGTCGTGGTGACGCCGTTTGCCACGGCAGCGTCCGCCGATCAGGACCAGACTTTTCTTGCCGAAGGGATGACAGACGACCTAACGCTCGAGCTCAGCCGGCTGAAAAGCCTTTTCGTAACGTCGAGATCCGCATCAAGCGTGCTTCGGACAGCCGATCCCGTCGAAATCGGCAGGATGCTCGGCGTGCGCTACGTGGTCGCCGGCTCGGTGCGCAAGAGCGGCGCCCAGGTGCGCGTCAATATCTCTCTTATCGAAACGGGGCAGGGGCATTTACTCTGGTCCGATCGCATCCAGCGTCCCTTCGAAGAGGTCCTCGACATCATGGACGAGATCACTGCGCGGGTCGCCGCCACCGTTTCGGGTCGGATCGAGCAGTCAGAACTCGCGGCCGCACGCCTCAAACGGCCGGAGAGCATGTCCGCCTATGAGCATTATCTCAGAGGTCTCGACCATCACCGGCTGGCGGGCGTCGCCGACCTGCATCTCTATGAGGCGATGCGCTGGTTCGAAAAGGCGATGCAGGCGGATCCGGGCTTCGGGCGCCCCTTCGCCATGCAAGTTTGCTCGTGGAGTTCGTTGCCGAGCTTTGATCTCGAGGCCGGCGAACTGCAGACGGCCCATGCCCTGGAGTTGGACCCCACCGATCCCGAGGCCCACCGCATCATGGGCGCGATCAAAATGAAGCGCGGCGATTTCGTCGCCTCGCGCTTCCACCATGAACGCGCGATCGAATTGGCGCCGAACGACGCCTACACAGTCGGCCGCTGCGCGGCTTTCTACCTGTTCGCCGGCGAGCCCTTGCGGGCGCTCGAACTCCTCGATCGCGCCGAAACACTGGATCCGTTTCTCCCCGTCTGGATCACCGAGGAGCGGGTAGCGGCTCTTTACGCGCTCGATCGTTTTGAGGACATGTTCGAAGTGGCCCACAAGCTGCCGTTCCAGACGCGCCGCACCTATCTCTATCGGATCGCGGCGCGCATGGCTCGCGGTGAGACAGCGCGCGGGGCTGAACTCGTGGCCCAGGCGCTCGCCCTAGACCCCTCACTGTCGGCCGAGTATCTGATTGGCCAGGAGCTTTTCAAGGGCAAGGGCATATTGGGGGCGCTGGTCGAACGAACCCGCGCCGCTGGTCTGCCGGCGTCGCGTGACGCGGCTTCTTGCGCTGCCTGAGCCGTGATCCGGAGGATGCGGTCTATACCGCGTCCTGGCCGGCGGGAGCCGTTTTCTCCGCAGTCGAACCACGCCGCCTGCGCGCCTGGTGGCGGCGGGCAATCTTCGCGCGCACGGCCTTCAATGGCCGCGCCACCTCCTCGGAAAGCGCCTCACGGACGGCGTCGGAGATCACAGAGACAACGAAATCGGCTTGCAGCTCTTCGACCAGTTCGGCGATCGGCGTGCCGTCTTCCCGCCACAGCACGATGCCGATGCGGGCGATCGGCGTGAGGCGTTTCAGCCGGCGCACGATGAATTTCGCATGGCGAAGTGAATCCTGATCGAGGAAAGTCACGAGAATCGCGTTGCGCCCCGGGAAGGGCAGCGCCCGAATGGTCCCGGGCTTCAGGTCGTCATGGCTGGCGGCAGCGACATCCGCCCCTTGGACGCGGATGACCTGGGCGAGCATCGCCGCCGTCACATCGTCGAGTTCGCTGCGTCCGCCGATGCAGAGGACGGATTTTCCGTCTCCGAGTGGCAAGTCATAGTCGTCGCTCTGATCGTCTCCTTCGCCGTTATTTTCGCCGGCCTCATCCTCCTCGTCCTCTTCTTCCTCTTCGGCGGCGATTTCCTCGAGATTGGCGACAAGCGTGCGGGCGCTTTGAGCTATCTGAGCCACCTGCGGCTCGGACAAAGCGCCACGGGTGCGGTCGTGCTCGGCGAGCAGCAGGGCGGGAATTGCGACCGTGTCGTAGAATTCGACGAGATATTTCTCCTCGAGCATTTCTTCGGCGTTGTCGGTCGCCTCGTCCGGATCGCCGGCCAGCAGTCGTTGATAGAGCCGTTCCTTGGGGTCCAGCACCGGCTCGTTGCCCAAGAGGATTTCGAGGAATTCGAACTGCGGGACATGGCGGCCGAGCACGACAAGACAAACGGTGAGCGGCGTCGACAGCACCAGGCCGACCGGCCCCCAGAGCCAGGCCCAGAAAATCGCCGCGACGATGAT
Protein-coding sequences here:
- a CDS encoding tetratricopeptide repeat protein, with the protein product MTDDLTLELSRLKSLFVTSRSASSVLRTADPVEIGRMLGVRYVVAGSVRKSGAQVRVNISLIETGQGHLLWSDRIQRPFEEVLDIMDEITARVAATVSGRIEQSELAAARLKRPESMSAYEHYLRGLDHHRLAGVADLHLYEAMRWFEKAMQADPGFGRPFAMQVCSWSSLPSFDLEAGELQTAHALELDPTDPEAHRIMGAIKMKRGDFVASRFHHERAIELAPNDAYTVGRCAAFYLFAGEPLRALELLDRAETLDPFLPVWITEERVAALYALDRFEDMFEVAHKLPFQTRRTYLYRIAARMARGETARGAELVAQALALDPSLSAEYLIGQELFKGKGILGALVERTRAAGLPASRDAASCAA